One genomic region from Diabrotica undecimpunctata isolate CICGRU chromosome 9, icDiaUnde3, whole genome shotgun sequence encodes:
- the Polr2K gene encoding DNA-directed RNA polymerases I, II, and III subunit RPABC4 has translation MSEGTSKEPQKTPMVYICGECHNENEIRPRDPIRCRECGYRIMYKKRTKRLVVFDAR, from the exons atgtcgGAAGGAACAAGTAAGGAACCGCAAAAGACTCCTATGGTGTATATTTGTGGCG AATGCCACAATGAAAATGAAATCAGACCCAGAGATCCTATTAGATGCAGAGAATGTGGTTACAGAATAATGTATAAGAAAAGAACAAAGAGAT TGGTTGTTTTTGATGCAAGATAA
- the scu gene encoding 3-hydroxyacyl-CoA dehydrogenase type-2, with protein sequence MIKGAVSLVTGGASGLGKATVERLVQQGSRVVLCDLPASKGKEVANTIGEDKVLFAPVNVISEEDVKNALTAAKDKFGRLDNVINCAGIGVAFKTYNFKKNVPHSLEDFAKVLQVNTIGTFNVIRLAVGVIGENDPDQHGCRGVVVNTASIAAYDGQMGQVAYSASKGAIAGMTLPLARDLASQGIRVITVAPGLFKTPLFDALPDKVIQFLSKSVPFPPRLGNPEEFAHLVQSVIENPMMNGEVVRLDGALRMQP encoded by the exons ATGATTAAG GGAGCAGTAAGTTTGGTAACTGGTGGAGCCTCTGGATTGGGAAAGGCGACAGTAGAACGATTAGTTCAACAAGGATCTCGAGTAGTACTTTGTGACTTACCAGCTTCGAAAGGAAAAGAAGTAGCAAACACTATAGGCGAAGATAAAGTACTGTTTGCCCCAGTTAAC GTTATTTCAGAGGAAGATGTCAAAAATGCTTTAACGGCAGCCAAAGATAAATTCGGAAGATTGGATAATGTAATAAACTGTGCAGGAATTGGTGTAGCatttaaaacttataattttaagAAGAATGTACCTCATAGTTTAGAAGATTTTGCCAAAGTTTTACAG GTTAACACCATTGGAACTTTCAACGTTATTCGACTTGCCGTAGGAGTTATCGGGGAAAATGATCCAGACCAACACGGCTGTAGGGGAGTTGTCGTAAATACAGCTAGTATAGCAGCATATGACGGTCAAATGGGCCAGGTAGCATATTCTGCTAGTAAGGGAGCTATAGCTGGTATGACTCTGCCTTTAGCTAGAGATTTGGCGAGTCAAGGGATCCGTGTGATTACTGTAGCACCTG GTCTATTTAAAACACCTTTATTTGATGCATTGCCTGATAAAGTAATTCAATTTTTATCGAAATCTGTTCCATTTCCTCCAAGACTTGGTAATCCAGAAGAATTCGCACATCTAGTTCAGAGTGTAATAGAAAATCCAATGATGAATGGTGAAGTTGTTAGACTGGACGGAGCTTTGAGGATGCAACCATAA
- the LOC140451373 gene encoding uncharacterized protein, translated as MALVSYDYGSSEEEEEEDSPSSSSVIIPNETETQKTNGQEISKPNSTNILEDNISDDEIDTDVITTKNDKADSKSLFSVLPETKTVAKEIVEDKIEDFIPKPPSIPLKKERQKVKISIPSLSQFQDDDEPEVKKIKPSIKGSGLIGLLPPVKGAVKSNISFVPNVIANKNKPVASSSTSALVPSRVKKNADLKKAAVLKKQKEKTKIALSDAESDDDLDVPETYDDEMWEKVCGRPKTKPIIQVDEEPQLEEVINIAPEPVKPYEGLDNRAFKELIEKSKRPIGNIKLIDINEEEILADKDLWMAKSLTDPEMAPRSAVEDPVDPTRRKKHHITYLAQQAKANEQELQSQWAASKNNKYASRAKYGF; from the coding sequence ATGGCTCTTGTGTCTTATGATTATGGCAGTAGTGAGGAGGAAGAGGAAGAAGATAGCCCCAGTTCAAGTTCCGTGATTATTCCGAATGAAACTGAGACCCAAAAAACAAATGGACAAGAAATAAGTAAACCTAATAGTACAAATATCTTAGAAGATAACATTTCTGATGATGAAATAGATACAGATGTAATTACTACAAAAAATGACAAAGCAGATTCAAAAAGCCTATTTTCAGTCTTACCAGAAACTAAAACTGTTGCTAAGGAAATTGTAGAAGATAAAATAGAAGATTTTATTCCAAAACCTCCATCTATCCCACTAAAAAAAGAAAGACAAAAGGTCAAAATATCCATTCCCTCCTTATCCCAGTTTCAAGATGATGATGAACCAGAAGTCAAAAAAATTAAACCTTCAATAAAAGGTAGTGGGTTAATAGGATTATTACCTCCAGTTAAAGGAGCTGTTAAatctaatatatcttttgtacCAAATGTTATTGCCAACAAAAACAAACCAGTAGCAAGTAGTAGTACAAGTGCTTTAGTGCCTAGTCGGGTAAAGAAGAATGCAGATCTTAAGAAAGCAGCTGTTTTgaagaaacaaaaagaaaaaactaagATAGCATTAAGTGATGCAGAAAGTGATGATGATTTAGATGTACCAGAGACATATGATGATGAAATGTGGGAAAAGGTGTGTGGCAGACCTAAAACAAAACCAATTATTCAAGTAGACGAAGAACCACAACTAGAAGAAGTCATCAACATTGCTCCCGAACCTGTCAAACCTTATGAAGGTCTTGATAATCGAGCTTTCAAGGAGCTCATTGAAAAATCTAAGAGACCTATAGGAAATATAAAGTTAATTGACATAAACGAAGAAGAAATATTAGCAGACAAGGATCTTTGGATGGCAAAGAGTCTTACAGATCCTGAAATGGCACCAAGGAGTGCCGTTGAAGATCCTGTGGATCCCACAAGAAGAAAGAAACACCACATTACATATTTAGCACAGCAAGCTAAAGCCAATGAACAGGAGTTGCAAAGCCAATGGGCTGCCAGCAAGAACAATAAGTATGCCAGTAGGGCAAAATATGGTTTTTAA